Proteins encoded together in one Bacteroides zoogleoformans window:
- a CDS encoding FtsX-like permease family protein codes for MNLPFYIARRYLFSKKKHNAINIISGISVCGVALTTLALVCTLSVFNGFQDMVAGFFTAFDPELKITIREGKVFDPRESRIRQVRALPEIEVWTETLEENAMVQYKDRQAMAVIKGVEDNFEQLTSIDSLLYGTGEFVLSDSLVDYGFMGVELMSELGTGIQFVDPLLVYAPKRNVRMNIANPASAFNREYLFSPGAIFTVNQKKYDSRYILTSLGFARRLFNFDTEVSAIELKLKPGFGTDAVQKKIKRILGDRFAVQNRYEQQADVFRIMEIEKLISYLFLTFILVIACFNVIGSLSMLILDKREDVETLRNLGADERLVLRIFLFEGRLISVFGATAGIILGLLLCFLQQRFGLISLGGGNGAFVVDAYPVSVHFTDIILVFFTVIAVGFLSVRYPVKYLGKRLLKPSSAA; via the coding sequence GTGAATCTCCCTTTTTACATAGCCCGTCGTTATCTCTTCTCCAAGAAGAAGCACAACGCCATCAATATCATTTCAGGCATTTCGGTATGCGGAGTGGCATTGACCACGTTGGCATTGGTGTGTACGTTGTCTGTGTTCAACGGTTTTCAAGACATGGTGGCAGGCTTCTTTACGGCTTTCGACCCGGAACTTAAAATCACCATCCGCGAAGGTAAGGTGTTCGATCCTCGCGAGTCGCGCATCCGGCAAGTGCGTGCCTTGCCCGAAATCGAGGTCTGGACTGAGACGCTGGAAGAAAACGCGATGGTGCAGTACAAAGACCGTCAGGCAATGGCCGTGATAAAAGGAGTAGAGGATAACTTCGAGCAACTGACCTCCATCGACAGCCTGCTGTATGGTACCGGTGAATTTGTTCTTTCCGATTCATTGGTGGATTATGGCTTCATGGGGGTGGAACTCATGTCTGAGCTGGGTACAGGCATTCAATTCGTAGACCCGCTGCTGGTTTATGCCCCTAAACGCAATGTCCGGATGAATATTGCCAATCCTGCCTCGGCTTTCAATCGGGAGTACCTTTTCTCGCCCGGGGCCATATTCACGGTGAATCAGAAGAAATACGATTCCCGCTATATCCTGACTTCCCTCGGTTTTGCCCGCCGCCTGTTCAATTTCGATACGGAAGTCTCCGCCATCGAACTGAAACTGAAACCCGGATTCGGCACCGATGCCGTGCAGAAGAAAATCAAGCGCATCCTCGGCGACCGGTTTGCCGTGCAGAATCGCTACGAGCAACAAGCCGACGTCTTCCGCATCATGGAAATCGAGAAGCTGATTTCTTATTTGTTTCTTACTTTCATCCTCGTCATAGCCTGCTTCAATGTTATCGGTTCCCTCTCCATGTTGATATTGGACAAGCGGGAGGACGTGGAGACCTTGCGCAATCTGGGAGCCGACGAACGCCTTGTGTTGCGCATATTCTTGTTTGAAGGACGGTTGATTTCTGTTTTCGGTGCTACCGCCGGCATCATATTGGGATTGTTGCTTTGCTTCCTGCAACAACGCTTCGGCCTGATTTCGTTAGGTGGAGGAAACGGTGCTTTCGTGGTAGATGCCTATCCGGTTAGTGTACATTTTACAGACATCATTTTGGTGTTTTTCACGGTAATCGCCGTGGGCTTCCTTTCTGTCCGTTATCCGGTAAAATACCTCGGCAAGAGGTTGCTTAAACCGTCGTCTGCCGCATAG
- the rbfA gene encoding 30S ribosome-binding factor RbfA, with amino-acid sequence METTRQSKIARLLQKELSDIFLMQTKSMSGTLISVSAVRISPDMSVARAYLSIFPSEKSEEIIKNVNANMKSIRFELGTRVRHQLRIIPELKFFVDDSLDYLERIDELLK; translated from the coding sequence CCAGACAAAGTAAAATAGCCCGCCTCCTCCAGAAGGAACTAAGCGACATCTTTCTGATGCAAACCAAATCCATGTCCGGCACATTGATTTCAGTGAGTGCGGTGCGCATCAGCCCCGATATGAGTGTGGCTCGTGCCTATCTCAGTATATTTCCCTCGGAAAAGAGTGAAGAAATCATTAAAAACGTCAATGCAAACATGAAGTCCATCCGTTTTGAGTTGGGGACACGTGTACGTCATCAATTGCGCATCATACCCGAACTGAAGTTCTTCGTGGATGATTCTTTGGATTATCTGGAGCGGATTGATGAACTTTTGAAATAG